The following proteins are encoded in a genomic region of Magallana gigas chromosome 1, xbMagGiga1.1, whole genome shotgun sequence:
- the LOC117688468 gene encoding uncharacterized protein encodes MCAVNPQCRVHQCYKCSEDTEYYCESCSYGLCPSCKENHVYDLNTVDHQIVTYLRKVNCYPIVETCVRHHNAPYERYCQLCKLPVCCHCTEHRKHTLQDVRTAYEATLHQVRKVVDIIRSETLINRCFRLNQMKDRIKEWHTSSSFAHLDMLTRASKLNNTINRALKKVDYKHSCSRQIILMIRHLARLENYEHIYERSATTPVQFLLSIKKTKCHRLYLERHTNQIVLTELIRKEDAINCINKIKKTDTGKRYEEKFLKLMSFTKLQRSFSLAQVKCCHISLVTSDLVWVSDNYDLFLSNTSTGNMLYRIDDLNSELFWGYGFHTVSSDGNLFYINMDFSINKLSTDLKTKTQLIENTDTILKPSCVYCSQLTGDLLVGNAGINPLTGMEGNVTRYNEIGQPIQIIQHDNKGKDIFTQPLYITENNNGDVVVSEHSAIVVTDREGRHRFSYTGHLSETIWPGGICTDALSHILVCDKNTNTVQMLDRDGQFLSYLLIRPSGIFSPVSLCYDATTHRLLVGSSLNYKVCIYRYITRTIGLFDENKLFVQKKQSLKDVHLKESEKPSQLASSQLLLMSNPELIQSFTMRGLAFCNHITCVTSNLAWISDENHLILTNNAGHTIYWDYLRNREGGHTINSNNELIYIDEKNNIIVLLNDMETSITFIESTDFLVIPTCIYWSPYTGDLLVGMLDCNTQTGHVIRYNQMGKETQIIHRDNTGEELYCRPRYITENNNGDIVVCDYGFDDNCGAVVVTEGEGMHRFSYTGHPSGSEFQPRGICTDVLSHILVCDDLTNTIQILSKDGQFLSNLRTRTSLRYEISPYCLGYDVKTNFLWVGSHDESHVCVYRYLMPQKNLIERNLSSDKSFSTYSQS; translated from the exons ATGTGCGCAGTCAATCCGCAATGTAGAGTACACCAGTGTTATAAGTGTTCCGAGGACACAGAGTACTATTGTGAATCGTGTAGCTATGGTTTGTGTCCATCTTGTAAAGAGAACCATGTGTATGATCTCAACACTGTTGATCACCAGATTGTTACCTACCTCAGGAAAGTTAATTGCTATCCGATAGTAGAAACATGTGTAAGACATCATAATGCACCTTATGAAAGGTACTGTCAATTATGTAAACTCCCTGTCTGTTGTCACTGCACGGAACATAGAAAACACACATTGCAAGATGTAAGAACAGCATATGAGGCAACGCTACACCAGGTTAGAAAAGTAGTAGACATTATTAGAAGTGAGACTCTAATTAACAGATGTTTTCGCTTGAATCAGATGAAGGATCGTATTAAGGAGTGGCATACAAGCTCATCTTTCGCCCATCTAGATATGTTAACAAGAGCTTCTAAATTGAATAATACAATTAATCGAGCGTTGAAAAAGGTTGATTACAAACACAGTTGTTCAAGACAGATCATTTTAATGATCAGACATCTTGCCCGCCTTGAAAATTATGAACACATATATGAACGGTCAGCAACTACTCCTGTGCAATTTCTTCTgtcaataaagaaaacaaagtgCCACAGATTATATCTTGAACGACACACTAATCAAATAGTCTTGACCGAGTTAATCAGAAAAGAAGATGCGATAAActgtataaacaaaatcaagaaaacagACACAGGAAAGCGGTACGAGGAAAAATTTCTGAAGTTGATGTCTTTTACAAAGTTACAACGATCTTTTTCTTTGGCACAAGTCAAATGTTGTCATATTTCCTTAGTAACATCAGACCTGGTTTGGGTCAGCGATAATTATGATCTCTTTTTGTCAAATACATCTACGGGAAATATGTTGTATCGTATCGATGATTTAAACAGTGAATTATTTTGGGGCTATGGATTCCACACAGTGAGCAGTGATGgcaatttgttttatatcaatatggATTTTAGCATAAACAAACTGTCAAcggatttaaaaacaaaaacacaattgATAGAGAATACGGACACTATATTAAAACCATCTTGTGTTTACTGTTCCCAATTAACTGGAGATCTGCTGGTCGGGAATGCTGGAATAAATCCATTGACTGGCATGGAGGGCAATGTTACTCGGTACAATGAAATTGGACAACCTATTCAAATCATACAGCATGATAACAAAGGTAAAGATATATTTACCCAACCATTGTATATAACTGAGAATAATAATGGAGATGTTGTGGTGTCTGAACATAGTGCTATAGTGGTGACAGATCGTgaaggaagacatcgtttctcttACACAGGTCATCTATCAGAAACAATTTGGCCAGGAGGAATCTGCACCGACGCATTGTCACACATACTGGTGTGTGATAAAAACACTAATACAGTTCAGATGTTAGATagggacggtcagttcctgtcttATCTATTGATAAGACCATCAGGGATATTCTCACCAGTCAGTCTGTGTTATGATGCAACCACTCATCGTCTCTTGGTTGGTTCCTCATTAAATTATAAAGTGTGTATCTACAGGTACATAACACGAACAATCGGCCTTTTCG ATGAAAACAAACTCTTTGTTCAGAAGAAGCAGTCCCTTAAAGACGTCCACCTCAAAGAAAGTGAAAAACCATCTCAGTTAGCTAGCAGTCAGCTGTTACTGATGTCTAATCCTGAGTTAATTCAATCTTTTACTATGAGAGGTCTTGCATTTTGCAACCACATAACCTGCGTGACTTCAAATCTTGCATGGATTAGTGACGAAAACCATCTCATCTTGACAAACAACGCAGGTCATACAATATACTGGGATTATTTAAGAAATCGTGAAGGAGGCCATACAATTAACAGcaataatgaattaatttatatagacgaaaaaaacaatattattgtattgTTAAACGATATGGAAACATCCATCACTTTTATAGAGTCAACAGATTTTTTAGTCATTCCAACTTGTATATACTGGTCCCCGTATACTGGGGATCTTCTGGTCGGAATGCTGGATTGTAATACACAAACAGGCCATGTTATTCGATATAACCAAATGGGGAAAGAAACACAAATTATACATCGAGACAACACAGGAGAGGAACTTTATTGTCGCCCTCGATATATAACAGAAAACAACAATGGGGATATAGTAGTATGTGACTATGGCTTTGACGACAACTGTGGTGCTGTGGTAGTGACAGAGGGAGAAGGAAtgcatcgtttctcctacacaggacatcctTCAGGTTCTGAGTTTCAGCCACGTGGAATCTGCACTGATGTgttgtcacacatcctggtgtgtgatgattTAACAAACACAATACAAATTTTAAGTAAAGATGgacaatttttgtcaaatttacgGACAAGAACATCGTTAAGATATGAAATTAGTCCATACTGCCTGGGTTACGATGTTAAGACAAATTTTCTCTGGGTCGGATCTCACGACGAAAGTCATGTTTGTGTCTACAGATACCTAATGCcacaaaagaatttaattg
- the LOC105333662 gene encoding scavenger receptor class F member 1-like yields MLEICEIEVSGCETGQYGYDCLPCQGCETCEINSGMCDCLATCINQTCNDTNGHCTFGCATGNWDPKCGSVCPANCQDRKCFRENGLCETCKQGYWGNYCNQTCSTFCNENVCSKSDGRCNKGCIMGRYDDFCDKVCSPGCVKGSCDSQSGACSKRCYQHWMGTRCDRCDSTHFGLNCTKKCSVNCTIGCTKDTGVCYSCVEGKFGEYCDKKCGIGCVSGCDQYTGQCVCKLGWQSDRCEDCSPFHYGVDCNRKCSSSCLYGTCYTTNGTCKGGCKCSVVEELSRQVQHLKKANIETILFVVTGLLGLSLVLNLFFILRRVRCKVCENTAQDDSTSLQMISRVSCNETYYLNPIDLLNGDPKEESCICEEDVEGCPQPHYAHIQKTSDIRNDEKT; encoded by the exons ATGTTAGAAATATGTGAAATAGAAGTTTCTG GATGCGAGACTGGACAATATGGTTATGATTGTTTACCTTGTCAAGGATGTGAAACATGTGAAATAAACAGTGGAATGTGTG ATTGTTTAGCTACGTGTATAAATCAAACATGTAACGACACTAATGGACATTGCACGTTTGGTTGTGCGACTGGAAATTGGGATCCTAAATGTGGATCAGTATGCCCAGCTAATTGCCAGGATCGGAAGTGTTTCCGAGAAAATGGATTGTGTGAAACTTGTAAGCAGGGTTATTGGGGAAACTACTGCAACCAAACATGTTCAACATTTTGTAACGAAAATGTATGCAGCAAATCTGATGGTAGATGTAATAAAGGCTGTATCATGGGAAGGTATGATGACTTTTGCGACAAAGTATGTAGTCCGGGCTGTGTAAAAGGATCGTGTGATTCACAAAGTGGAGCATGTTCTAAAAGATGCTACCAACATTGGATGGGGACACGTTGTgata GGTGTGATTCCACACATTTTGGCTTAAACTGCACCAAGAAATGTAGTGTAAACTGTACCATTGGTTGTACCAAAGATACCGGAGTCTGCTATAGTTGTGTAGAAGGAAAGTTTGGAGAATATTGTGACAAAAAGTGTGGTATTGGATGTGTATCTGGTTGTGACCAATACACCGGGCAGTGCGTTTGTAAACTTGGGTGGCAGAGTGACAGATGTGAAG ATTGCAGTCCTTTTCATTATGGTGTGGACTGTAACAGAAAATGCAGTTCGAGTTGTCTGTATGGAACATGCTATACAACAAACGGAACATGCAAGGGTGGTTGCAAATGTAGCGTTGTAGAAGAATTAAGCCGGCAgg TTCAGCACTTAAAGAAAGCTAACATAGAAACCATTCTTTTCGTGGTAACAGGGCTTTTAGGTCTGAGCCTcgttttgaatttgtttttcattctaCG GAGAGTCAGATGTAAAGTTTGTGAGAATACAGCACAAGATGATTCAACAAGTCTCCAGATGATAAGCAGAGTATCATGCAATGAAACTTATTATCTTAACCCTATAGATCTTTTAAACGGAGATCCAAAGGAAGAGTCATGCATTTGTGAGGAAGATGTTGAAGGATGCCCTCAACCACATTACGCACACATCCAGAAAACCTCTGATATAAGAAACGATGAGAAAAC ataG